One Phaseolus vulgaris cultivar G19833 chromosome 4, P. vulgaris v2.0, whole genome shotgun sequence DNA window includes the following coding sequences:
- the LOC137838339 gene encoding uncharacterized protein, producing the protein MDRSWINTPRISDTYEKGVEEFIQFAEHNVVSYKNEVRIRCPCVNCLNGRILSVFEIREHLLCDGFLKSYTTWTWHGELLDLPSVHGGSEEVHFSMDDRLEDMIRDVGAESFANAVFKNMSNDGETPLYPGSTNSKVVWYLPIIPRLKRLFANTDDAKNLRWHADNRKSDGILRHPADSLQWKNIDKEFPEFGKESRNLRLGLATDGMNPFGNLSSNHSSWPVLLVIYNLPPALCMNRKYMMLSMMISGPKQPGNDIDVYLNPLIEDLKLLWNEGVDVFDAFKNESFRLHAMLFCTINDFPAYGNLSGYSAKGHRACPICQDKTSYEQLKHGRKTVYLGHRRFLKKYHPYRRLKKAFNGYQEHDICPTPLSGVEIYEKIKNVTVTFGKMKKKQTVSEIWKKRSIFFDLPYWCKLDVRHCLDVMHVEKNVCDSLIGTLLNIKGKTKDGVNARLDLIEMNIREELAPREVGKRTYLPAACYTLSKKEKTSFCECLKGVKVPQGYSSNVKSLVSMNDLKLIGLKSHDCHVLMQQLLPVAIRGILPKNVRHTITRLCSFFNSICSKEIDSQKLDELEEEIIVILCQLEMFFPPSFFDIMIHLVVHLVREIRLCGPVYMRWMYPVERYMKILKGYVKNQCRPEASIIERYISEESIEFCSEYMSKAKCIGVPEKGWHSRRFISKSSRGVHVISKSREEVLQAHLYILNNTDEVLPYLDTDKDIVKYKNPRQSEKCVLIEHNKTFMSWFKQQIMNDPSASETLTWLANGLKFDVLCCSGYEVNGCLFYTKSQDDRSTVQNSGVTLEAESMQFSTAKDQNSVVGSMPYYGVIVEIWEVNYTKFTVPVFKCKWVDNKTGVKVDESGMTLVDFRKIGYHDEPFIMAHQASQVFYIQDPTSDHWSVVLHGKKQHNDPEDTNNDIYDKVSHSKTGRGPTRLKNMFKKITKDDKIPLSIDIHTGVPTGQHAKKYRSYLGVLSRERISILTQSWDHVTYHEKNMIWQDILTHYNIPNVETLKAKVLSDVGVKFCQFKSKLTTDYIYGKRKEENPCAKYTSIDEETLQQFEVRNKAKANQAHNDTPHLLSRGGYKLLEQKMLEEKIKARYTSIEEMNSVDSLRPPSPPLRHEMWKGARINTLGTWSSKSTEQTVERVDSLNEQSTQGTFKPCGRNDILNVALGRPEHPGRVRVAGYGVRIRSYFGPPSHSKEQLSNEPNQEYLLQLREQLKAEVTQELKESFMEEFSARMEMEFKKQWEGLGHSQQPPTMVEDEPPPPPIKKVSTKGSCSAVDLSGDDFGSTSQCELYVTVEKVLYGDLAVPVPTSEVTIVAEALHTFVAWPRHLVRPIDSMQEPKTNLPLGKKKIVSTDDPLAALVEVATTLDTIVLEVPWDANVV; encoded by the exons ATGGATCGGAGTTGGATTAATACACCACGAATAAGTGATACTTACGAAAAAGGGGTGGAAGAATTCATACAATTCGCAGAACATAATGTCGTTAGTTATAAGAATGAAGTAAGGATAAGGTGCCCTTGTGTCAATTGTTTAAATGGAAGAATATTAAGTGTTTTcgaaattagagaacatcttttgtgtgatggatttttgaaaagttatacaacatggacgtggcatggtgaattgttagacttGCCAAGTGTGCACGGAGGTTCCGAGGAAGTTCATTTCTCAATGGATGATAGAttagaagacatgattcgtgatgtgggagcagaatcttttgctaatgcagttttcaaaaatatgtctaatgatggagagactcctttgtatcctggttcaACTAATT ctaaggttgtttggtatcttccaataattccaaggcttaagcgtttgtttgcaaatacAGATGATGCTAAAAACCTTAGGTGGCATGCAGATAATAGAAAAAGTGATGGAATACTTCGTCATCCTGCTGATTCTTTGcaatggaagaatattgataaagaatttcctgaatttggaaaagaatcaagaaacttaagacttggattggcaactgatggaatgaatccctttggaaatttaagtagtaatcatagttcatggcccgttttgttagtgatttacaacttacctcctgcttTGTGTATGAACCGtaaatacatgatgttatctatgatgatctctggtccaaaacaacctggaaatgacatagatgtttatcttaatccattgattgaagatttgaaattattgtggaatgaaggggttgatgtgtttgacgcgtttaaaaatgaatctttccgattgcatgcgatgttgttttgtactatcaatgacttccctgcatatgggaacttgtcaggttatagtgcgaaaggccatagagcatgtccaatatgtcaagacaagacatcttatgagcagttgaaacatggaagaaaaactgtgtatcttgggcatcgtagatttctaaagaaatatcatCCGTATCGTCGattgaaaaaagcttttaacggataccaagaacatgacatttgtcccactcccttaagtggtgttgaaatttatgaaaaaatcaaaaatgttactgtgacttttggaaaaatgaagaagaagcaaactgtgagtgaaatatggaagaagagatcaatcttttttgatcttccgtattggtgtaagttagatgttagacactgtctagatgtaatgcacgtagagaagaatgtgtgtgacagtctaataggaacacttctgaacattaaaggcaaaacaaaggatggtgtgaatgcacgtctggatttgattgaaatgaatatacgagaggaattggcaccgagagaagttggtaaacgtacatacttgcctgcagcatgttacactttgtcaaagaaagagaaaacaagtttttgtgaatgtcttaaaggtgttaaggtaccacaaggctactcttcaaatgtgaagagtcttgtatctatgaatgatttgaaactaattggcttaaagtcacatgattgtcacgttctaatgcaacaattactaccggtggctattcgtggaatcttgcccaaaaatgttaggcatacaatcactcgactatgttcatttttcaattccatatgtagtaaagagattgactctcagaagttggatgaactcgaagaagaaataattgttatcttgtgtcaactcgagatgttttttcctccatctttttttgatattatgatacacttggttgttcatcttgtaagagaaatcagattgtgtgggccagtttatatgcgatggatgtatccagttgaacgatacatgaagattttgaagggatatgtgaagaatcaatgtcgtccagaagcttccattattgaaagatacatttcagaagaatctattgagttttgttccgagtacatgtcaaaagccaaATGTATAGGAGTTCCTGAAAAAGGTTGGCACTCTCGTAGATTCATAAGTAAATCATCAAGAGGTGTACATGTCATAAGCAAATCTAGAGAAGAGGTTCTGCAAGCACACTTGTATATCTtgaataacactgatgaggtGTTGCCATACTTAGATACAGacaaagacattgtcaaatataaaaatccaagacaatcagaaaaatgcgtgttaattgagcataacaaaactttcatgtcatggtttaagcaacaaataatgaatgatccatcagcatctgaaacattaacatggcttgcaaacggtctcaaatttgatgttttatgttgttctggctatgaagtaaatggttgtttgttttacacaaagtctCAAGATGATAGAAGTACAGTGCAAAATAGCGGAGTCACCTTGGAGGCAGAGTCTATGCAGTTTTCAACTGCAAAGGATCAAAATTCTGTTGTGGGATCAATGCCTTAttatggtgtcatagtagagatttgggaagttaattataccaagtttactgtacctgttttcaaatgcaagtgggttgacaataagactggtgtcaaagttgatgaatcaggaatgactttggttgactttcgaaagataggttatcatgacgaaccatttataatggcacatcaagcttcccaagttttctatatccaagATCCTACGTCTGACCACTGGTCTGTTGTGCTACatggaaaaaaacaacataatgacccagaagatacaaacaatgacattt ATGATAAAGTTTCCCATTCAAAAACTGGTAGAGGACCTACAAGATTAAAGAATATGTTTAAGAAGATAACTAAAGATGACAAAATACCTTTGTCTATTGATATCCACACTGGTGTGCCCACTGGGCAACATGCAAAGAAATATAGGAGTTATCTCGGAGTACTATCTCGTGAAAGGATCTCTATCTTAACTCAGTCCTGGGATCACGTGACTTACCACGAGAAAAACatgatttggcaagatattctg ACGCATTACAACATCCCGAATGTGGAAACCTTGAAAGCAAAGGTTCTTTCAGATGTGGGTGTCAAGTTTTGTCAgttcaaatcaaaattgacaacagattatatatatgggaaaaggaaagaagaaaatccttGTGCAAAATATACATccattgatgaagaaacttTGCAGCAGTTT GAGGTTCGGAACAAAGCAAAAGCCAATCAGGCACATAATGATACCCCACACTTATTGTCTCGTGGTGGTTATAAGTTGCTAGAGCAGAAGATgcttgaagaaaagattaaagcacgTTATACTTCCATTGAGGAAATGAATAGTGTAGATTCTTTAAGACCTCCATCCCCACCACTCCGACATGAGATGTGGAAGGGTGCCCGTATAAACACATTAGGGACATGGAGTTCTAAGTCTACAGAACAAACAGTTGAACGCGTT gattctcttaatgagcaatcaacacaggggacttttaaaccatgtggtcgcaatgatattcttaatgttgctcTCGGACGACCTGAACACCCTGGACGTGTTCGTGTAGCTGGATATGGGGTTAGGATTCGGTCATACTTTGGACCTCCATCACACAGCAAGGAACAATTGTCCAATGAACCTAACCAAGAGTATTTACTACAACTACGTGAGCAGTTAAAGGCTGAGGTAACTCAAGAGCTTAAAGAAAGCTTCATGGAGGAGTTTAGTGCGCGAATGGAAATGGAGTTCAAAAAGCAGTGGGAGGGTTTAGGACACTCACAGCAACCACCTACTATGGTAGAAGATGAACCACCTCCGCCTCCTATTAAGAAAGTCAGCACTAAAGGGAGTTGTTCGGCAGTTGATCTATCAGGGgatgactttggctcaactagccaatgcgaattatat gtcacggtggagaaggtcctttatgGTGATCTTGCAGTTCCTGTGCCGACATCAGAGGTGACAATTGTGGCAGAGGCATTACATACTTTCGTTGCCTGGCCTAGACATCTCGTCAGACCTATAGACTCTATG caggaacctaagacaaatTTGCCTctgggaaagaagaaaatagtctCCACTGATGATCCTCTGGCGgcattggtggaagttgctacaACTTTAGATACAATCGTCttagaggttccatgggatgccaat GTTGTttga